A portion of the uncultured Cohaesibacter sp. genome contains these proteins:
- a CDS encoding DUF6551 family protein has translation MKDTDFNINTGDRPRLAWVNVDLIMTDNNYQRDLVSARVKKILKSFSWRYFQPVTLAPKSDGTYAVLDGQHRVEAAKLHPTVSEVPASIIEASCVRDEADTFVKVNTERSSVSTIDRFWAGLVASDDDALSVQRVVTAANCQIAPATGVLKPRMTNAVGAVSRAIRNYGDKAVIDTMKTICAAWPEDGKALKGTIITGLSRVLRANPDADLDHITHVLKDQDMATFTANAEAIRKISGGTADTAIAKTIIEQYNRSKRKKLELVRKDQGGQS, from the coding sequence ATGAAAGATACAGATTTCAACATCAACACCGGCGATCGCCCTCGGCTGGCCTGGGTCAACGTTGACCTGATCATGACCGACAATAACTATCAGCGCGATTTGGTATCAGCACGTGTGAAAAAGATACTCAAGAGTTTCAGTTGGAGATATTTCCAGCCGGTCACCCTCGCGCCGAAATCCGACGGGACATATGCGGTGCTGGACGGTCAGCATCGGGTTGAAGCAGCAAAGCTGCATCCGACCGTCAGTGAGGTGCCTGCAAGCATTATCGAAGCCTCTTGCGTTCGGGATGAGGCCGACACCTTTGTCAAGGTCAACACAGAGCGGTCGAGCGTTAGCACCATAGACCGGTTTTGGGCGGGCCTCGTCGCAAGTGACGATGATGCACTTTCTGTTCAAAGGGTCGTAACAGCGGCAAATTGCCAGATCGCACCAGCCACCGGCGTTCTCAAACCGCGTATGACCAACGCCGTTGGGGCGGTGTCCAGAGCCATTCGCAATTATGGCGACAAGGCTGTCATCGATACCATGAAAACAATATGTGCCGCATGGCCTGAAGATGGAAAAGCCCTCAAAGGAACAATCATCACGGGCCTGTCTAGAGTGTTGCGCGCTAATCCTGACGCCGATCTGGATCATATCACACATGTTCTGAAGGATCAGGACATGGCGACATTTACGGCCAATGCGGAGGCAATCAGAAAGATTTCCGGCGGCACCGCCGACACCGCAATCGCCAAGACCATTATCGAGCAATACAACCGTTCCAAACGGAAGAAGCTTGAATTGGTTCGTAAGGACCAAGGAGGGCAGTCATGA
- a CDS encoding terminase gpA endonuclease subunit, whose translation MTSAESARSTAYKGRFYHFSANAFKWALYRSLTKIDDPARRSYVAFPRGLDDDYFDQIAAEKRVRKVTKTGFVKYVWEKDPNQANEALDMLNQAEAAARRSGVFDASDEYWDKLEAMLGQSDPDAQMDIEDMMARQDSKTAVIAETAVKLHAALTDLQKQAEATGGNKPSTPDRAESATLRRIREKREKRENNKGP comes from the coding sequence ATGACAAGCGCGGAAAGCGCAAGGTCAACCGCTTATAAGGGCCGGTTTTACCATTTCAGCGCCAACGCCTTCAAATGGGCTCTTTACCGATCCCTGACCAAGATTGACGACCCGGCGCGCCGTTCCTATGTGGCCTTTCCGCGTGGCCTTGATGACGATTATTTTGATCAGATAGCCGCCGAGAAGCGTGTCCGAAAGGTCACCAAGACAGGCTTTGTCAAATATGTCTGGGAGAAGGATCCCAATCAGGCCAACGAGGCGCTGGACATGCTCAACCAAGCTGAGGCTGCAGCCCGCCGTTCTGGCGTCTTTGATGCGTCTGATGAGTATTGGGACAAGCTTGAGGCGATGTTGGGCCAGTCGGATCCTGATGCCCAGATGGACATCGAGGACATGATGGCAAGGCAAGACAGCAAAACAGCAGTGATTGCAGAGACTGCCGTCAAGTTGCATGCGGCCTTAACGGACCTGCAGAAACAGGCCGAGGCGACCGGCGGCAACAAGCCGTCCACTCCGGACAGAGCGGAAAGCGCGACCTTGCGCAGAATACGCGAGAAGCGGGAAAAACGCGAAAACAACAAGGGGCCGTAG
- a CDS encoding CHC2 zinc finger domain-containing protein has product MTLTIDRNAIDGLKAQIVLSDVIGQSVRLNRSGTWMLGLCPFHEESNPSFAVKDIDGRYVCFTCGAHGDIFDWVAHTDNLDPKADFLKVFRRVQDIAGDHSVATALPQHDTAMRGEKIKTDTEERRQKAIRHWRKGRPIEGTKAETYLRDCRGIRTVDFSGMPFRFIDDHERWIWCDQLKKPVMVGRWPCLLTAIQEVVPNADGKHRFLALHRTWFELGNPKNPQGKVKITYTEPGGKVRKIARKKIDGDWFGRGAIMLTGAGEVQATTEGIENGLTALELGPYKHVWVSVSLNAFATMPLLPVTRRLVIISDSDSKSRRDALMHQEQLTGAMHRQRLDHNVDVDLKPAPPGYDLNDWHLKQLLHHALATGQ; this is encoded by the coding sequence ATGACCCTCACAATCGACCGCAACGCCATTGACGGGCTCAAGGCTCAGATCGTCCTATCCGACGTGATTGGACAATCCGTGCGCCTCAACCGGTCCGGGACATGGATGCTCGGCCTTTGCCCGTTCCATGAGGAAAGCAATCCCAGCTTTGCGGTCAAGGATATCGATGGGCGCTATGTCTGTTTTACCTGCGGAGCGCATGGCGACATCTTCGATTGGGTGGCGCACACCGACAATCTGGATCCGAAAGCGGATTTCCTCAAGGTCTTTCGCCGGGTGCAGGATATTGCGGGCGATCATTCGGTCGCGACGGCCCTGCCACAGCATGACACGGCCATGCGCGGCGAGAAGATCAAGACCGACACCGAGGAGCGCCGCCAAAAGGCAATCCGGCACTGGCGCAAGGGCAGGCCGATCGAGGGCACCAAAGCCGAGACCTATTTGCGCGATTGTCGCGGGATCCGCACGGTCGATTTTTCCGGTATGCCGTTCCGCTTCATTGATGATCATGAGCGCTGGATCTGGTGCGATCAGCTGAAAAAGCCGGTCATGGTCGGGCGCTGGCCGTGTCTTCTCACCGCCATTCAGGAGGTGGTGCCAAACGCGGATGGAAAGCATCGTTTCCTCGCGCTGCACCGGACATGGTTCGAGCTGGGAAACCCCAAAAACCCGCAAGGCAAGGTCAAGATCACCTACACCGAGCCGGGCGGCAAGGTCCGCAAGATTGCCCGCAAAAAGATCGACGGAGACTGGTTTGGCCGGGGCGCGATCATGCTGACCGGGGCGGGCGAGGTGCAGGCGACGACCGAGGGGATCGAGAATGGCCTGACGGCGCTGGAGCTTGGCCCATACAAGCACGTTTGGGTGTCTGTCTCGCTCAATGCCTTTGCGACCATGCCGCTTTTGCCGGTCACCCGCCGCCTGGTCATCATCTCGGACAGCGACTCCAAATCCCGCCGCGACGCCCTGATGCATCAGGAGCAATTGACCGGGGCGATGCACCGGCAACGGCTCGATCACAATGTCGATGTGGATCTCAAGCCCGCCCCGCCGGGCTATGACCTCAACGACTGGCACCTCAAGCAACTTTTGCATCACGCGCTGGCAACCGGCCAGTAG
- the gpW gene encoding gpW family head-tail joining protein, protein MADTEALEARLAEAESTLHKLLTGDLEREMSQGGKSASFNLPSESKLRAYIDELKQQLGQSVSRRHHNRRIRFQ, encoded by the coding sequence ATGGCTGACACCGAAGCATTGGAGGCACGGCTGGCGGAGGCGGAAAGCACTCTGCACAAGCTACTGACCGGTGATCTGGAGCGGGAAATGTCGCAAGGCGGCAAGTCGGCCAGTTTCAATCTGCCAAGCGAAAGCAAGCTGCGGGCCTATATCGACGAGCTGAAACAGCAGCTCGGTCAGTCTGTTTCGCGTCGCCATCACAATCGACGCATCCGTTTTCAATGA
- a CDS encoding terminase gpA endonuclease subunit, whose protein sequence is MFQWANPAKHLRLISASKIRPAQKINHNQWARDNIVFGPDEPFPGPYNDEKFPYFPPILDALSDDDPCQIVTIMKSAQLGGTIIIVIFVAVSMITGPIHFMYVQATESAAKKWLSEKMGPLLKGIPALRRMFPDNSSKAKNTDQEKATEDGRGKIEAISAQSKDDLAQVSRPKQAQDDLSKWEENAAGDPEEQADDRSRAYEFRKILKVSTPLLWPGCKITKNYRDGSQEEWEVPCPHCGEYQALEWENFKANIDEENPDNSHFTCIHCGCEIHDYHRPQIMPKGRFVARNPKAMAIHRSFYLWTAHSPLQSFGSIARKWIRVRGIPTAEQVFMNNDIGVAYEVAGISAKVEDLKLRSENSDYDLGAVPAGFYELFYGIDCQDNRVEWTLIAYGRNVRRAVIQKGIIPHHISEDEAKAALDELVRRRWRNFAGHYLEVKCTAIDANAFRDDVGDWAKRHAKAKVIMVRGKADDSMAPMVEVKWEYDKRGKRKVNRL, encoded by the coding sequence ATGTTCCAATGGGCCAATCCGGCGAAGCATCTCCGGCTGATCTCGGCGAGCAAGATCCGGCCAGCCCAGAAGATCAACCATAATCAGTGGGCACGCGATAATATTGTTTTCGGGCCGGATGAACCGTTTCCCGGCCCGTATAACGACGAGAAATTCCCATACTTTCCGCCCATTCTGGATGCGCTGTCGGATGACGATCCTTGCCAGATCGTCACGATCATGAAATCGGCGCAGCTTGGCGGGACCATCATCATCGTGATTTTTGTTGCGGTGTCGATGATCACCGGGCCGATCCATTTCATGTATGTGCAGGCGACGGAAAGCGCCGCCAAGAAATGGCTTTCGGAAAAAATGGGGCCACTGTTGAAAGGGATCCCGGCCCTCCGCCGGATGTTCCCGGACAACAGTTCAAAGGCCAAGAATACCGATCAGGAGAAGGCAACCGAGGACGGGCGCGGCAAGATCGAGGCGATCAGCGCACAATCAAAGGATGACCTGGCTCAGGTGTCGCGGCCCAAGCAGGCGCAGGATGACCTGTCGAAGTGGGAAGAAAACGCCGCCGGGGATCCTGAGGAGCAGGCCGACGACCGATCGAGGGCTTATGAGTTTCGGAAAATCCTGAAGGTCTCGACGCCGCTGCTATGGCCGGGCTGCAAGATCACCAAGAATTATCGGGACGGGTCGCAAGAGGAATGGGAAGTCCCTTGCCCGCATTGCGGTGAGTATCAGGCGCTTGAATGGGAGAATTTCAAGGCCAATATCGACGAGGAAAATCCAGACAACTCGCACTTTACCTGCATCCATTGCGGCTGCGAGATCCATGATTATCATCGACCCCAGATCATGCCCAAGGGGCGATTTGTAGCGCGCAATCCAAAGGCGATGGCCATTCACCGGAGTTTCTATCTCTGGACGGCTCACTCGCCCTTGCAGAGTTTTGGCTCGATTGCCCGCAAGTGGATCCGGGTAAGAGGCATCCCGACCGCCGAACAGGTATTCATGAATAACGACATCGGCGTCGCTTATGAGGTCGCCGGGATTAGCGCCAAGGTCGAGGATCTGAAATTGCGGTCGGAAAATTCCGACTATGATCTCGGTGCTGTGCCTGCCGGATTTTACGAGCTGTTTTATGGCATCGACTGTCAGGATAACAGGGTTGAATGGACGTTAATAGCCTATGGCCGCAACGTGCGCCGGGCGGTGATCCAGAAAGGGATCATTCCGCATCACATCTCGGAGGATGAGGCCAAGGCTGCGCTTGACGAGTTGGTCAGGCGGCGATGGCGCAATTTTGCCGGTCATTATCTGGAGGTCAAATGCACAGCGATCGACGCCAACGCCTTTCGGGACGATGTGGGCGATTGGGCCAAGCGCCACGCAAAAGCCAAGGTGATCATGGTTCGCGGCAAGGCCGACGACAGCATGGCTCCGATGGTCGAGGTGAAATGGGAATATGACAAGCGCGGAAAGCGCAAGGTCAACCGCTTATAA